A single window of Microbispora hainanensis DNA harbors:
- a CDS encoding TetR/AcrR family transcriptional regulator — protein sequence MVAGRITPAAGRYGGRSAAERQAERRGRFLKAGLDLFGAGPGYRATRIADVCRAAGLSSRQFYEEFRSLEDLLAELHLYINDVAQRAVLDALPQVRHLEPIDRCTRLFRAYATGATADPRHTRIAFVEVIGVSPRLDRQRLDRRARWIDFMCEQLDDAAARGEIPPRDFRVTAAAFVGAVNGLMHDWAVGWVDATRDQIVDELLLMLLGRLQAPDEHI from the coding sequence ATGGTGGCGGGCAGGATCACCCCGGCGGCGGGCCGGTATGGCGGAAGGTCGGCGGCCGAACGGCAGGCCGAACGCCGCGGGCGTTTCTTGAAAGCGGGCCTGGACCTGTTCGGCGCCGGCCCCGGCTACCGCGCCACGAGGATCGCCGACGTGTGCCGCGCCGCGGGCCTGTCCAGCCGCCAGTTCTACGAGGAGTTCCGCAGCCTGGAGGACCTGCTGGCCGAGCTGCACCTGTACATCAACGACGTCGCGCAGCGGGCCGTCCTCGACGCCCTCCCCCAGGTGCGCCACCTGGAGCCCATCGACCGCTGCACCCGGCTGTTCCGCGCGTACGCCACGGGGGCCACCGCCGACCCCCGCCACACCCGCATCGCCTTCGTGGAGGTCATCGGGGTCAGCCCCCGGCTCGACCGCCAGCGCCTGGACCGCCGCGCCCGCTGGATCGACTTCATGTGCGAGCAGCTCGACGACGCCGCCGCCCGCGGCGAGATTCCCCCGCGCGACTTCCGCGTCACTGCCGCCGCGTTCGTCGGGGCGGTCAACGGGCTCATGCACGACTGGGCCGTCGGCTGGGTCGACGCCACCCGCGACCAGATCGTGGACGAGCTCCTGCTCATGCTCCTGGGCCGCCTCCAAGCCCCCGACGAGCACATCTGA
- a CDS encoding LacI family DNA-binding transcriptional regulator, translating into MNPDGPARQAPAAVGGAQRGGSGIPGGRRKQRVSMADVAKLAGVSSQTVSRVANGHPGVVGATREQVLAAMRELGYRPNSAARALRYGQFNTIGVILFGLASTGNSRTVEAIATHAAAEGYAITLIPIGIPTQDNVLGAFTRMGELAVDAVIVIIEIHLLDAGTVTLPPGVHVVVVDSDAGDRYSVVDTDQAEGARLAVRHLLDLGHETVWHVTGPQTSFASQRREQAWRVALREAGRPVPPPLHGDWSAESGYEAGLELAAEPSCTAVFASNDQMALGLLRAFHERGLAVPADVSVVGFDDIPDASCFVPPLTTVHQDFAEVGRRCVQGVLRQIREGGTSRPGTELVPTRLVVRESTAPPRAGGRDAAS; encoded by the coding sequence ATGAATCCGGACGGCCCGGCCCGGCAGGCGCCGGCGGCGGTCGGCGGCGCACAGCGGGGCGGCTCGGGCATCCCGGGCGGGCGCCGCAAGCAGCGGGTCTCCATGGCCGACGTGGCCAAGCTCGCGGGCGTCTCGTCCCAGACGGTCTCGCGGGTCGCCAACGGCCACCCCGGCGTCGTCGGCGCGACCCGCGAACAGGTGCTCGCGGCGATGCGGGAGCTGGGATACCGCCCCAACAGCGCCGCCCGGGCGCTGCGCTACGGCCAGTTCAACACGATCGGCGTGATCCTTTTCGGGCTGGCCTCGACCGGCAACAGCCGCACCGTGGAGGCCATCGCCACCCACGCCGCGGCCGAGGGCTACGCGATCACGCTGATCCCCATCGGCATCCCCACCCAGGACAACGTGCTGGGCGCGTTCACCAGGATGGGCGAGCTGGCGGTCGACGCCGTCATCGTCATCATCGAGATCCACCTGCTCGACGCCGGCACGGTGACGCTTCCTCCCGGAGTCCACGTCGTCGTCGTGGACTCCGACGCCGGAGACCGCTACAGCGTCGTCGACACCGACCAGGCGGAAGGCGCCCGGCTCGCCGTACGCCACCTCCTCGACCTGGGGCATGAGACGGTCTGGCACGTCACCGGCCCCCAGACGTCCTTCGCCAGCCAGCGCCGCGAGCAGGCCTGGCGCGTGGCCCTGCGGGAGGCCGGGCGGCCCGTGCCCCCGCCGCTGCACGGCGACTGGTCGGCGGAGTCGGGCTACGAGGCCGGGCTGGAGCTGGCCGCCGAGCCGAGCTGCACGGCGGTGTTCGCCTCCAACGACCAGATGGCCCTCGGCCTGCTGCGCGCCTTCCACGAGCGGGGGCTGGCGGTGCCCGCCGACGTCAGCGTGGTCGGCTTCGACGACATCCCCGACGCCTCCTGCTTCGTGCCTCCGCTGACGACCGTCCACCAGGACTTCGCCGAGGTGGGGCGGCGGTGCGTCCAGGGGGTCCTGCGGCAGATCCGCGAGGGCGGCACGTCCCGGCCCGGCACCGAGCTGGTCCCCACCCGGCTGGTCGTCCGCGAGAGCACGGCGCCGCCGCGCGCCGGCGGACGAGACGCCGCGTCATGA
- a CDS encoding carbohydrate ABC transporter permease: MATSTPRAGRASRPAAATGRGPLVIRRRRSSQGRRSATLTVLTALMLVYTLLPLAWLVINATKTQEKLLGSFGLWFSGDFALFDNIRTTFTYNDGIFVRWLLNTLLYVVAGAGGATLLATLAGYGLAKFDFPGKKAVFAVVIGAVAVPGTALAVPTFLMFAKMGLTDTPWSIIIPSLVSPFGLYLMWTFANDAVPKEILESARVDGSGEFRTFFRISLPLLAPGLVTVLLFNVVATWNNYFLPLIMLKNPDWYPLTVGLKEWNQQALTAGGEAVFNLVITGSLITIIPLIAAFLLLQRYWQSGLAAGSVKE; encoded by the coding sequence ATGGCGACCTCCACTCCCAGGGCAGGCCGGGCGTCCCGGCCGGCGGCGGCCACGGGCCGCGGCCCTCTGGTCATCCGGCGGCGCCGATCCTCGCAGGGCCGCCGCAGCGCGACGCTGACCGTGCTGACCGCGCTCATGCTCGTCTACACGCTGCTCCCCCTGGCGTGGCTGGTGATCAACGCCACCAAGACCCAGGAAAAGCTGCTGGGCTCCTTCGGCCTGTGGTTCAGCGGCGACTTCGCCCTGTTCGACAACATCCGCACGACCTTCACGTACAACGACGGGATCTTCGTCCGCTGGCTGCTCAACACCCTGCTGTACGTGGTCGCCGGGGCGGGCGGCGCGACCCTGCTGGCGACGCTTGCGGGCTACGGGCTGGCAAAGTTCGACTTCCCCGGCAAGAAGGCGGTGTTCGCCGTGGTCATCGGGGCGGTGGCGGTGCCCGGCACCGCGCTCGCCGTGCCCACGTTCCTGATGTTCGCGAAGATGGGCCTGACCGACACCCCGTGGTCGATCATCATCCCGTCGCTGGTCTCGCCGTTCGGCCTCTATCTGATGTGGACCTTCGCCAACGACGCCGTACCCAAGGAGATCCTGGAGTCGGCGCGGGTGGACGGCTCGGGCGAGTTCCGCACCTTCTTCCGCATCAGCCTGCCGCTGCTGGCGCCCGGCCTGGTCACGGTCCTGCTGTTCAACGTGGTCGCGACCTGGAACAACTACTTCCTGCCACTGATCATGCTGAAGAACCCCGACTGGTATCCGCTCACGGTCGGCCTGAAGGAATGGAACCAGCAGGCCCTCACGGCGGGCGGCGAGGCCGTCTTCAACCTCGTGATCACCGGTTCGCTGATCACCATCATCCCGCTGATCGCGGCGTTCCTGCTGCTGCAGCGCTACTGGCAGTCGGGCCTGGCCGCCGGAAGCGTCAAGGAATGA
- a CDS encoding sugar ABC transporter substrate-binding protein, whose translation MAMNRRHALLLGAALTVSLTAAACGSGDDGSSSGAGAAAPAASAAVSDADIQKALDTGGSITVWAWEPTLKQVVADFQAKYPKVKVNLVNAGTGNDQYTALQNAIKAGSGVPDVAQVEYYALPQFALAKSVTDLATLGAGKLDGTFTPGPWSSVHVGNGIYGLPMDSGPMALFYNKDVFDKYDLKVPTTWDEYLADAEKLHQANPKAYITNDTGDAGFATSMIWQAGGKPYTVDGTTVGIDFAEPGTQKFTGLWQKLIDGKLVAPTSSWSDAWYQGLGDGTIATLVIGAWMPANLESGVKAGAGKWRVAPMPQWEAGGRATSENGGSSLAIPEASANKNLAYAFLKYANVDEGVQTRVDGGAFPATTAQLQDQKFQDKEFPYFGGQKVNQVLAESASQVVSGWSYLPFQVYANSIFNDTVGKAYTSSTPLQDGLKAWQDASLKYGEEQGFTIK comes from the coding sequence ATGGCGATGAACCGCCGTCACGCCCTGCTGCTGGGCGCGGCCCTGACCGTGTCGCTCACCGCCGCCGCCTGCGGCTCCGGCGACGACGGCTCCTCCTCGGGCGCCGGCGCGGCCGCCCCCGCGGCGTCCGCGGCCGTCTCCGACGCCGACATCCAGAAGGCCCTCGACACCGGCGGCTCCATCACCGTCTGGGCGTGGGAGCCGACGCTCAAGCAGGTCGTCGCGGACTTCCAGGCCAAGTATCCGAAGGTCAAGGTCAACCTCGTCAACGCGGGCACCGGCAACGATCAGTACACCGCCCTCCAGAACGCGATCAAGGCCGGCTCGGGAGTCCCGGACGTCGCCCAGGTGGAGTACTACGCCCTGCCGCAGTTCGCCCTCGCCAAGTCGGTCACCGACCTCGCCACCCTGGGCGCGGGCAAGCTCGACGGCACCTTCACCCCCGGCCCGTGGAGCTCCGTCCACGTCGGCAACGGCATCTACGGCCTGCCCATGGACTCCGGCCCGATGGCGCTGTTCTACAACAAGGACGTCTTCGACAAGTACGACCTCAAGGTGCCCACCACCTGGGACGAGTACCTGGCGGACGCCGAGAAGCTGCACCAGGCCAACCCGAAGGCGTACATCACCAACGACACCGGTGACGCGGGCTTCGCCACCAGCATGATCTGGCAGGCGGGCGGCAAGCCGTACACGGTCGACGGCACCACGGTCGGGATCGACTTCGCCGAGCCGGGCACGCAGAAGTTCACCGGCCTCTGGCAGAAGCTGATCGACGGCAAGCTGGTCGCGCCGACCAGCAGCTGGAGCGACGCCTGGTATCAGGGCCTGGGCGACGGCACCATCGCCACCCTGGTCATCGGCGCCTGGATGCCCGCCAACCTCGAGTCCGGCGTCAAGGCCGGGGCAGGCAAGTGGCGGGTCGCGCCCATGCCGCAGTGGGAGGCCGGTGGCAGGGCCACCTCCGAGAACGGCGGCAGCTCGCTCGCGATCCCCGAGGCCAGCGCCAACAAGAACCTCGCCTACGCCTTCCTCAAGTACGCGAACGTCGACGAAGGGGTGCAGACCCGGGTGGACGGCGGCGCCTTCCCCGCCACCACCGCCCAGCTCCAGGACCAGAAGTTCCAGGACAAGGAGTTCCCCTACTTCGGCGGCCAGAAGGTCAACCAGGTGCTCGCCGAGTCGGCCTCCCAGGTCGTGAGCGGCTGGTCCTACCTGCCGTTCCAGGTCTACGCCAACAGCATCTTCAACGACACGGTCGGCAAGGCGTACACCTCCTCCACCCCGCTGCAGGACGGCCTGAAGGCCTGGCAGGACGCCTCGCTGAAGTACGGCGAGGAGCAGGGCTTCACCATCAAGTAG
- a CDS encoding tRNA(His) guanylyltransferase Thg1 family protein encodes MSDRTALGDRMKAYERATRSVLPRRAYTILRVDGRAFHTFLRDARRPFDPAVMDAMNEVGRALCEEITGSVFAYVQSDECSVLATPDGKGGDRPRRAVVVGGAGGAPLHRGPRRMARRRHPRHAVADRGKDLMTAGRRS; translated from the coding sequence ATGAGCGACAGGACCGCGCTCGGCGACCGCATGAAGGCGTACGAGCGGGCCACCAGGAGTGTGCTGCCGCGCCGGGCGTACACGATCCTGCGGGTGGACGGGCGGGCGTTCCACACCTTCCTCCGGGACGCCCGGCGGCCGTTCGACCCCGCGGTCATGGACGCCATGAACGAGGTGGGCAGGGCGCTGTGCGAGGAGATCACCGGCAGTGTGTTCGCCTACGTGCAGTCCGACGAGTGCAGCGTCCTCGCGACCCCGGACGGGAAAGGCGGAGACCGTCCTCGCCGAGCGGTCGTGGTGGGAGGCGCGGGCGGCGCCCCACTTCACCGCGGACCCCGCCGGATGGCTCGCCGCCGTCATCCCCGTCATGCCGTCGCCGACCGCGGGAAGGACCTCATGACCGCGGGGAGGCGCTCATGA
- a CDS encoding carbohydrate ABC transporter permease — translation MAGRGRSWIGWQFVGPFMAVFALVFLAPIAYSIYLSLFRTRLIGGTSFVGADNYLDVLQDPQFWSAFGRVALFLVVQVPIMLFLALLVALAIDSGRLYGTAFFRISVFLPYAVPAVVATLMWGFMYGARFGLIGNINEAFGLSLPDPLSPDLVLASIGNIVTWEFVGYNMLILYSALKVVNPSLYEAAALDGAGQLRIIWAIKLPALRGALVIATIFSIIGSFQLFNEPSILKTIAPNSVTTYFTPNFYAYSLSFAGQQFNYSATVAIVMGIITMIVAYIVQLRGMRKAV, via the coding sequence TTGGCCGGCAGAGGCCGATCATGGATCGGCTGGCAGTTCGTCGGGCCGTTCATGGCGGTCTTCGCGCTGGTGTTCCTGGCTCCGATCGCCTACTCGATCTACCTGAGCCTGTTCCGCACCCGGCTGATCGGCGGGACGTCCTTCGTCGGGGCCGACAACTACCTCGACGTCCTGCAGGACCCGCAGTTCTGGTCGGCGTTCGGGCGCGTCGCGCTCTTCCTGGTCGTCCAGGTGCCGATCATGCTGTTCCTCGCGCTGCTGGTCGCGCTCGCGATCGACAGCGGCAGGCTGTACGGCACGGCGTTCTTCCGGATCTCGGTGTTCCTGCCGTACGCGGTGCCCGCGGTCGTCGCCACGCTGATGTGGGGCTTCATGTACGGCGCCAGGTTCGGCCTGATCGGCAACATCAACGAGGCGTTCGGGCTCTCACTGCCCGACCCGCTGTCGCCCGACCTGGTCCTGGCGTCCATCGGCAACATCGTGACCTGGGAGTTCGTGGGTTACAACATGCTGATCCTCTATTCGGCGCTCAAGGTGGTGAACCCCTCGCTGTACGAGGCCGCCGCGCTCGACGGGGCGGGCCAGCTCCGGATCATCTGGGCGATCAAGCTGCCCGCGCTGCGCGGCGCGCTGGTGATCGCCACGATCTTCTCGATCATCGGCAGCTTCCAGCTGTTCAACGAGCCGAGCATCCTCAAGACGATCGCGCCGAACTCGGTCACCACCTACTTCACGCCGAACTTCTACGCCTACTCGCTGTCCTTCGCGGGCCAGCAGTTCAACTACTCGGCGACGGTCGCCATCGTCATGGGGATCATCACGATGATCGTCGCCTACATCGTCCAGCTGCGCGGCATGCGGAAGGCGGTCTGA